The Microbacterium paraoxydans genome includes a window with the following:
- a CDS encoding DNA-processing protein DprA, with protein sequence MPTLTALAKDERTARRLLAVISSPGDISTGALLSRVGAVEAIALIERDIAVPGMDAVESAVWRDRMRPRAGVDHLAAQTLSSDDYRVLIPSDPDWPTGIGDLGDRAPYALWARGRTDLLGNTLSRFVTVTGARAATAYGTHITEGLAGELARNGKTLVAGAAYGIEGSVHRAALAEGGNTIAVLASGIDRPYPAGHSELVASVARAGLLLSEAPPSVAPTRQRFLDRSRILAAISGATVVVEAGFRSGALHTAHEANALGRIVGAVPGPITSAASSGTNHLLQDGGAEVIVCASDVVRALDTEDAPGRNSVHPGASRSVSPASRAL encoded by the coding sequence ATGCCAACGCTCACTGCCCTCGCCAAGGACGAAAGAACAGCTCGCCGGCTATTGGCCGTGATCAGTTCACCGGGTGACATCTCAACCGGTGCGCTTCTCTCCCGAGTTGGCGCGGTTGAGGCAATCGCTCTGATCGAGCGCGACATCGCCGTCCCAGGAATGGATGCGGTCGAATCGGCCGTCTGGCGCGATCGTATGCGTCCCCGAGCGGGTGTGGATCATCTTGCCGCACAGACGCTCAGCAGCGACGACTACCGGGTACTGATCCCGAGCGATCCAGATTGGCCGACTGGCATAGGCGACCTCGGCGATCGTGCCCCGTATGCGCTGTGGGCGCGCGGGCGTACGGATCTGCTCGGCAACACACTCTCACGATTCGTCACCGTCACCGGTGCGAGAGCAGCCACAGCGTATGGCACGCACATCACCGAGGGCCTCGCCGGTGAGCTGGCCCGAAACGGCAAGACGCTGGTCGCTGGCGCGGCGTACGGAATCGAAGGATCAGTACACCGTGCCGCGCTCGCCGAAGGGGGCAACACCATCGCAGTGCTCGCTTCCGGGATCGACCGCCCCTACCCCGCGGGGCACAGTGAACTGGTGGCCTCGGTCGCACGCGCTGGTCTGCTGCTTTCTGAGGCTCCGCCCAGCGTCGCACCAACCCGGCAGCGATTTCTGGATCGTTCTCGCATCCTCGCAGCAATATCCGGGGCCACGGTCGTTGTTGAGGCAGGGTTTCGGTCGGGTGCGCTTCACACTGCTCATGAGGCCAACGCACTCGGCCGAATCGTTGGTGCAGTGCCCGGCCCCATCACGAGCGCTGCCAGCTCCGGCACGAATCATCTGTTGCAAGACGGCGGAGCGGAAGTCATTGTCTGCGCGTCGGACGTGGTGCGCGCCCTGGACACTGAAGACGCTCCCGGTCGGAACTCGGTCCATCCGGGAGCGTCTCGATCAGTATCTCCAGCGAGCCGCGCGTTGTAG